From the Aspergillus puulaauensis MK2 DNA, chromosome 1, nearly complete sequence genome, the window TCTGGTGCCATGGGCAGACATCTCCACATATCAACGAGATTCCACGAGAACAGACCAAGGAGATGCGCGTTTGGGTGACGGTCTGTCCCGAGAGTCAAGCTTCAAACCCCTGGCACAACGAGCCTGGAAGAGGTTTGCAGTTTCACATGGGTCCGATGTGGCTCGGCTGTATGGATTCCAATCCGCTTCCCCGCGTCTCACTCCACTAATTCTTATTAGCGTTTAGGCCAAACCAGTCGATTGACAGTCTGCGACCGCTTTGTGGTGGTTCTGAGCCCAAATGGCCTGACCCTTCACTGCTCGATCGGCGGATATGCCTCGGTTGGTCGGCCTTGTGGTGACCCGAACACCCTCGCGGCCCTTGTGTTTTACGAAATATTGGCTGGAGACTGGACGAAAACCCTCGCCTGGGCGGTCGACTCGTGGTTGCTGGATGGAGCTCTGTCCACGGTTTTCGCAAACTCTGCCCTTTCGGGAACGATCGTTCCTGCCGTGGGTTCCTCCACTCTTATTTGAGCTCTGCAACTGCTCCTTCGAAGACAACCAAGTTACCAACCTGTCGTGACTCTGGGGAAGGTGCTCTCCGCCCTTATTGATCAACTTTGGCATATCAATTTCCGCTCCCCTCTCCTGGATACCTTCTCTCGCATAGCGTCTTCTTTGTCAGAAGAACCCGCCTCTATTCTTCTTCCGACTGTCGTTGAATAATATCCTTATACCGACCTACCTACGTAGTTGGGCTGTTGCCATTGACATTCACAATGGCCGAAGAACTCGTCTCCTTCACCCCTCTGGTTGCTCCTCTTGCCCCTGTACCTACCGACCAGGTATTTTCGGATTTGCAATGGAAAACGCTTTTATCCCTCGCCGATACTGTTATACCGTCTGTGCGTGGCCCTAGAGCGCGCAAATCGCGAGCCACCAAAGTTGTATCTCAAGCGAACTTAGATACGGCTCTTGAAAATCTCAAGGCTACCGTGCCCGGTCCTGATGCGGATACCGTCGCCACAAATTATTTGGAGGAAAACTTGACGTCAATCCCAGAGGCTCGCCAAGCCATACAGCGCCTCTTCTCGGTGTATGTGCACCAAGAGGGGAGGAATGGGCTGAGCATGGTTCTCACTGCTCTCAAGTACGTGccctcgtccatggccgcTGTCCGCGCCCCGTAGACGCTTATGCTGATTTTGTAGTACGAAAGCTGGTTCTCTGCTCTTGACGGGGTCGATGACTCCCATTCAAGATCAACCGTTTTATGTTCGGGAACAGATTTTTAAAGGCTGGGCCGACTCGCGACTGCCCCCGGTGCGTGCTGTTTATCGTGCCCTTACTGCGATCTTCAAGAAGACATGGGTTACCTTCAGCCCAGCCCTCTATCCAGCTCTTGGCGCTCCTTTGGTGCCCGTCTATGGATCCCCGCAAGACGGCTTCAAATTCGAATTCTTGCAAATCCCTCCTGGAGAGAAACCTGAATTGATCGAAACCGACGTTCTGATCGTTGGAAGTGGTTGTGGTGGCAGTGTCGCTGCCAAAAATCTCGCAGAGGCTGGCAGGAGGGTTATCGTGGTGGACAAGGGTTATTCATTCTCAAACCGGCACTTCCCAATGAAGCCAAACGAGGGATTCAACAACTTGTTCGAAGCGTCTGGTGCTATTACCAATGATGAGGGTTCGATGGGTGTTCTCGCTGGCTCTACTTGGGGAGGTGGCGGTACCGTGAACTGGTCGGCGTCTCTCCAAACCCAGGGATACGTGCGCCGCGAATGGGCCAACAGAGGTCTTCCGTTCTTCACGTCTCAGGGTttccaaaacagcctggATCGCGTCTGTGACCGCATGGGTGTCAGCACCGAGTCGACCAACCATAACAAGGCCAATCGCATGATCCTCGAGGGTTCCCGAAAACTAGGTTACACTGCCAAAGAGGTGCCGCAGAATACTGGCGGAACCACTCACTACTGTGGGCATTGCACACTGGGCTGCCACAGTGGCGGCAAACGGGGTCCTATCGAGACTTACCTAGTCGATGCTGCTAACGCAGGTGCAACATTCATGGAAGGGTTCAACGTGGACAGAGTCCTCTTTTCTAAGAAGAAGTCTGGAAAGATTGCTTCTGGTGCAATTGGTACCTGGGTTTCACGCGATTCCCATTTTGGGACTTCTGGAGTTGGCGCCGTTAAGCGGAAGGTTATCATTagggcgaagaaggtcgtTATATCGGGGGGTTCGCTGCATAGTCCACTTTTGCTGTTACGGAGTGGCATTAAGAACTCAAATATAGGAAGAAACTTGTATTTGCACCCTGGTGAGTTAACccttttgttcttctttggcgGTTCAACACGTGCTTACAATTATCTTTTAGTTGCCATTGCCCATTCGGTTTTTGAGGAAGAGACTCGCCCTTGGGAAGGGGCTTGTTTGACAGCAGCTGTCAACGAATTTGAAGACATCGATGGTCAAGGCCATGGATTCAAGATCGAGGCTGTTTCGATGCTTCCGGCGGCCATTCTCCCTATTTTCTCCTGGCGCGATGGACTTGACTATAAACTCCAGGTGGCCAAATTATCTCACGCAGCCGGCCTTATCACCCTCGTCAGAGATAGAGACCCCGGACGGGTGTACCCAGATCCCACCGATGGACGAGTTCGAGTTGACTACAGTGTCTCGGCCTTTGATCGCCACCATATGATTGAGGCCCTAATTGCTAGCGCGAAGATTTCGTACATTTCCGGAGCGAAAGAAATTCACACCTCCTACCGTGACATGCCGCCATTCATTCGACCAGCCGACGATGCGGGTGACTCGCCTGACGGAATCAACCACCCAGCGCTTCAGGCGTGGATCGAGGAGCTTCGACGCAGGGCACCAAAGACATCGGATAAGGTCATGTGGGCGAGCGCTCACCAGATGGGAAGTTGCCGGATGGGCACATCCCCTCGCACCAGTGTTGTGGACCCCGAAGGCGAAGTCTGGGGAACGAAGGGGCTGTATGTGGTTGATGCGTCGATCTTCCCGAGTGCCAGCGGTGTTAATCCCATGATCACCAATATGGGAATCGCGGATCACATCAGTAGCAATATTTCCAGGACGATGGACTTGCGGAGTGCCCGCCTGTGAGGGCCCAAATTTGGTTTACGTGTTGTATGACTGACGATTGAGGGCACTGGACTGTCCGAGATATCCTACTGTAATACCTGTACTTATTTTTTATGACTATCATTAAAAACCCTTCTGCAGTGGTTTGGAATCGTAAACGTGCTGGCACTGAAGAAATGTAACTCACTTGGTCACCACCGAACCGGATATTGCATTGCATACCTAACTTCACACGAGCATTTGGATGTTGCGTTGCCTGTCCCGGGTGGCCTTAATATAGTGACAGCGGCAGTTGTGATTAGTGATCACTCCGAGCCGACAGCCGAACGAGGTGAACTGGAGCTCCCCCGACTGCTGcatttcttcatcatcccgAGTCTACATTGATAATCTTTAATGAAGAACGTGTATTCGACCCACTATGGAAATGAACCCTGAGCGAAAGCAGTCTCCAGTCGACACCGCAGGGGCACCTACCAGGGCACCCCGGCTGCGGAGACCCAGTCGGCCCAATCAGGAAGATGGTTCGAACGAGGTTCGTAGCATACATTATGGGTCATTATAGGCTGGGGCCTATCTGACGAAGCCTAGCGACGTCGGACACAAATCCGTATGGCCCAGCGGGCGTATCGAGCCCGGAACCAGGCCAATATGACAGCGCTCACCCGGCGCGTTGCCCAGCTAGAGACggcgctggagaggatgagcCAGGCTGTTGTCTCGTTCAGTGATGATTTGGTTCAGTCAGACGCACTGGTCGTATATCCGAATCTTACAGATCGTCTTCGGGACACTGTCGAGACGTGCCTCTCCGTGGCGAACTATGGCGAAGAGGCCAACCACCCAGCACAGAGCAGAGAGTCTACCGGATATTCCATGGAGGTTCCTCCTTCACTCCATCCCAGTCTGTCAAGCAATACAGAGGACTTTCTTGCGACGTACCGCTCTGGCCAGATCTACGCATCCGGGACAGACGCTGGCCGCAGCATAGACGTACCACAATTCATAGAGCACCTCCGAATATCTTGCCTCCACCGCGGCCTCGTCTTACTAAACAACCCTTCTGTCTCCATGGACAGTTTGAAACGACCTTTCCGACTGCTTCTACCACTCGTACCTAGGGAGACAATCGCCGCATTTTTCAACGCCCGTCTCCATGCGCGGCTCAACCGTACACAGCCGGAACAGTTCAGCGAAATCCCCTTCTTCTATTTGGGAGGTGCTGGTACGCATTACCTAGAGCCTTTTTCAGCAGGTGAAAGCCGAGAACCTGCGATGGGGAGTGCATATTCATCAGCACTTGCTGAGGTCCCTGCTGAGCTAGATGGGGAGTGGTTTGACGTGCATGACTTGAAGAGATACTTGCAAGGGAAAGAGGTCAATCTGACGATATCTCCGGCTGGAACTGAGATACGTCCGTTGCCTCGGAGGGCAATTAATGTGTTCGATTTCACGGCCGGTGAGACCGGCCTCATTTCCCCACGAAGACGGAAAAAGCCTTCTCTGACCTCTCTAGCTTTACTTGACAGGTGCATATGTCTAGGCCACAGTCCTGGATTTCGACGAAGAGATGTAGAAAGGGCCGTTAACTCAATACCTCAGGGCTAGACGGCTTATTTGGTTTAATTAATGAGACAGCCTTTGATACCATGCTGGCTATACCCATGCACGTTTGTCGAGAATTACTGAATGTACTTGGTACTGGGTGCCCTGGCAACCGTCTTTGATACAGATTccaggaaggagcgatgtAGGCTTCTGTATTATGAGGGAAAGAGCGACAGACTCCAGTGCACCTGCCTTATGCAGCAGGACACGCATTACACCTCGAGGAAACTGCGATGGACAATTGGGAGCTACACAATAGGAAGGTGCAGGTTAACTATATTCCAATACAAAGACGTCCGTTTCAAGGACTACCGACCAGGTCCTGCCTGGAAGCGATCAAATATATATCGAATATGCTACTCCTGCTCCCCATATTGGTACACCAGAGAGGCTTCTTCAGTGTCAGACCCCTTAGCAGCAACAGCCTTGCAAGTCAGAAATAGCCCATCTCCAATACTTTCCACAGCCCAGATCTAGAAAGATCATATCAGCCATGTTATATTCCGATGTGTATCAGTAGAAGCTCACCTGCTCAGCCGTCCACCCTCCATCAGGACACCGAATAAAGTCCTGCACAAATGCCTTCTCATGCGAATCTCCCCCTCCATCCTCAGGAGGAACTGAAACAGCAGTACCAAGGTAGGCCTCGATTTCCCCCCTCTTACCAGCTGCTGTCGTCTGGATATCGAGAATTGGCCTCACTCGGCCACCCGCATCACGGACGCCTCTCACAAAGCGACTGCGAACAATAATAGCAGCGCCCGATACTGCGTCAACCTGCTTGTGCTCCGTCCAGTCCAATGTCGTGGTCTGCTCAACCCCAGGGAAGATACCACGGAGGCCTTGCTGTAACATGAGTCGTGTAATTGGTTCGCCGCCACCCTGTGGACCGGTAGTCTGTTTGATTTTGAGGGTTATGGTTCCCGATGTCACGGCTTTGCGTCTTATCCAGCCGACTCCTTGCTATGCGTGGTCAGCTTAGACTTGGTGAATGATCTAGAGAGTGTTTCTACCAGTTTAAGCGCCGCGTCCATGTTTTTTGTCTTGGACTTGTCCTGCCTCGTATTAGACATGTAGCACCAACATACCCGGATACGGGACTTACCACTACCCAGTCCCCTGTTAGGTTCTGGATGCTGAGATCAGTTTGTGCGACCATTGTGATTAATTTTGAGTATAGAGTATAGATAATTGTTGACTCTGGCCGACGTTATGCGACATGCGCGGTATTTATGTTTATACTCCTGATCGGCCGGCACATGGACAGCCTACCGAGGCCCTCAAGCTCTTGAAACGACAGCGGTCGCTGCCGAATTTTCGAGTCCGAGACGTTTCTGATCTGCTATACGGTGGGTGTTTCATGCACTATTATGAAGTACTGTGACATTTGCCGTTTGACATTTGCTGTTTTGTATTGGCAGTTTCATTGGCGTGGCTTAATCTTGTACCGGACTGCATGAAACTGAAGGCTGAATCTGAATTAAATTGGAGTTATAGGTATAGTATATTTTCTGGCTATTAATTGATGTATATACTTTACAGACAGGTCGCGTCTGTACAAGGTGTTCTAATACATATTGTATAGATCACCACTTCGGTATCGTCGCCGAAAAGCCTGGCTCAAACTTCCTCATATAAGTCGTATCATCTCTCTTCCGAATCCCACAGTCCAGATACTGTTTATGCAAACGAGCCAGCCTCTCCCGATCAAGTTCAACCCCCAGCCCAGGCGCCGTTGGCACAACAACGcccccatccacccacctCAACgccccatcaacaacaacatcctcatcgcgCCTCTTCCACGGCCAATGCGTATCACACGCATAATCCAAATTCGGCGTCGCAGACGCCAAATGCGTCATCGCCGCCAACGAAATCCCCAaatggctgttgctgtgcaTGGACAGCCGCATCCCCCACGTCGCACAGATCCCCGCCAGCGTCTGGGACCTGCGCAGGCCGCCCCAGAAATGGTGATCCGAGAGCACGACCTGGACGGCATCCTGCGCGATCGAAGGCGGGAGATGGGCGAATGCCACGACGGCCATATTGGTAGCGAGGGGCATGGACGCCTCAGCCGCGACGGCGGCCATGCCCTCGATCTCGGGCGCCGGGTCTTCCAGGTACTCGACTATGCCAGCTAACTCCTGCGCAACCCATTTCGAGGTCTCGACTGTCCAGGCGGCGTTTGGGTCGAGGCGGAgcgggagggaggggaatgCGGCGTGGAGggctttgatggcggcgactTCTTGCGCGGGTGCGAAGACGCCGCCCTTGAGTTTTATTGCGCGGAAGCCGTACTCGGATATGATTTTGCGGGCTTGCGCGACGAGACCTTCGGGGGTTAGGGCTGCGCCGTATTCGTCGTCGGGGTGGCCGGGGTGGCCGGCCCATTTGTAGAAGAGGTAGGCGGAGTATTGCACGTTATTGCGGACGCGGCCGCCTAGGAGCTCGGAGACGGGGATGCCGGCTAGTTTGCCTTGGATGTCGAGGCAGGCGACCTCGAAGGGGGAGAAGACTTTATCGGCGACGGAGGCTGTGGTGACCATGCCGGCCATACCGTCGCCGCCGCTTGTGGCGGTTGCGTCGAGGCTGTTGGTGCATATTTGGTAGATGGCGTTTGTGTTGTAGACTGAGAGCGACGAGGCCTTGATTTGGTCTGCGGCTTTCTGGAGGCGCTCGAGGTGTGCAGAGTCGCCGTAGGACTCGCCTAGCCCGTAGGTGCTGTCTGTGATGACTTCGATTATGCTCCTTAGGGCGAATGGCTCGTGCACGCCGACGCTGTTTAGCAGCGGCATGTCGTGAAATGCCACCGGGGTGATGACTATGTCTTTGATAGTGTCCGCCATTGTGGGCGTTAATTGGATGTTGATTGGCTGTTGATTGGGCTGGTTGATCTCCAGATCGAGGCAGTCGGAAAAGAGTCGGCAGTGTATATAACCTCTTCATCCGGAGAAGATTCCGACACTCCAGCTCGGTACTATGGATAAAGGCCGGTTGTTGCGGGGAAGCTGGGGACATGACTCGGATAAGACTCCACGCCAGCGTTTTCCGAGCGATCACCAGCGGCGGAGGCAGTATCCGTGTCTTGCAGGGAGGTGGTTGGCTGCTTATCCGCATACCCCCCTGCACAGCCCGCGGTCACGCACTGGGGAACAAACCCCGGTCTTGGAGGTCAGACCGCAAATCTGGGGAAAGCTGTATCATACGGTGCAAGCGATCAGCATTTCCGACGGCCGGGGGTATATATCCTGTGTCCCAGCAGGGTATGAATGGTGACCCCCTCCTGCAGCCAAGTTCTTTTCCCTCCGAGCTACAGACACAGCATTGCTTGACTGAAAATGGCGAACAGGGACTCGGTTGGAAAAGGTGATGTCGAGAAGGGGGTTGATGAGAAGGCTGCTCATATCGAAAGCCCCATTACAGAGATTGGCACCTTTCGTGTCGTGGGCTTGAGTCCTGAAGATGCGGAATTTTATAGGAACTATCCAGAggagaagcggaagaaggtCTTCAGCAAAGTGAGCTTTCTCAACATTGGCAATGGCTATACCAGCTAACATCCCCAGGTCGACGCCCGACTAGTCCCCATGCTGGCCTTGCTGTATCTATGCAGCCACATCGACCGTGCCAACATCGGCAACGCAAAGATTGAAGGCATGATTGACGACCTAGGAATGACAGGCGTGCAGTACAACACGGtgctctccatcttcttcatcccctATGTCCTCTTCGAAGTGCCCAGCAACGTCCTGCTCAAGAAGTTCAAGCGCCCATCAACCTACCTGGGCATTCTCGTTGTCTCATGGGGCATCATCATGACCTGCACCGGCCTGGTCAACAACTACGGCAGTCTGATGGTTGTGCGTGTTCTTCTGGGTATTTTCGAAGCTGGGTTCTTCCCTGGCGCCATCTACCTCTGTTCCTACTGGTACATGCCCAAAGACCTCGCCCTGCGGATCTCGTACTTCTACTGCGCCAGCGCCCTCTCAGGCGCCTTTTCAGGCCTGCTCGCTGCAGCAATTGCCGAGATGGACGGCGTCGGTGGCTATGAGGGTTGGCGATGGATTTTCATCCTCGAAGGTCTAGCCACAGTCGTCCTAGGCATtgcctgcttcttcctcctcatcgacacCCCGGCCCTCTCCACACGGTGGCTTGAGCCAGACGAGATCCAGTACCTGGAGTTGTCGATGTTCATCAAGCAGGGTGGACGCACCGAGAACGACACTGGCTTCAAATGGCGAGACCTGATGATGGTCCTTACGAACTGGCGCGTCTACATGCAGGCCTGGTTCCTGTTTGCCCAGTCGGCTCTTTCATACGGTACTCCCCCCGAACCAAACAATTCCCATAAGCTTCATAGCTGGTGCTAATAAATCCTAGGAACTAAATTCACTCTCCCCACGATCACAAAGTCCATGGGCTTCAGCGACACAAACGCCCAACTCACATCTGCACCGCCCTACGTCGCcgccgcaatctccgccaTTGTCTTCGCCCGCCTCTCAGACCACTTCTACTGGCGAATGCCGTTCGTCGTTATCCCCATGTTAATTGTGATAGTCGCCTACTCAATCATTATCTCGCTAAAGGGCGAGCTGCAAGCCAACATGGGGGTCGCGTATATcgccgtcgtcctcgccgtaATCGGCATCTACCCGATCCAAGCAGCCGCTGCGTCCTGGAACGCGAATAACATTGCCCCTGCATCGCGGAGGGCTATTGGCATTGCGCTCATGAACTGCGTGGGTAATATTGGTGGCATTCTGGGCAGTTTCATGTATCTTGAGTCTGAGAGCCCGAAGTATTATACGGGCTTTGGGATTAGTATTGCGCTGGGAGGCACGGGGATTATTGTTGCGGTGCT encodes:
- a CDS encoding uncharacterized protein (CAZy:AA3;~COG:E;~EggNog:ENOG410PH8X;~InterPro:IPR036188,IPR012400,IPR000172,IPR007867;~PFAM:PF00732,PF05199;~go_function: GO:0016614 - oxidoreductase activity, acting on CH-OH group of donors [Evidence IEA];~go_function: GO:0046577 - long-chain-alcohol oxidase activity [Evidence IEA];~go_function: GO:0050660 - flavin adenine dinucleotide binding [Evidence IEA];~go_process: GO:0055114 - oxidation-reduction process [Evidence IEA]), producing MAEELVSFTPLVAPLAPVPTDQVFSDLQWKTLLSLADTVIPSVRGPRARKSRATKVVSQANLDTALENLKATVPGPDADTVATNYLEENLTSIPEARQAIQRLFSVYVHQEGRNGLSMVLTALNTKAGSLLLTGSMTPIQDQPFYVREQIFKGWADSRLPPVRAVYRALTAIFKKTWVTFSPALYPALGAPLVPVYGSPQDGFKFEFLQIPPGEKPELIETDVLIVGSGCGGSVAAKNLAEAGRRVIVVDKGYSFSNRHFPMKPNEGFNNLFEASGAITNDEGSMGVLAGSTWGGGGTVNWSASLQTQGYVRREWANRGLPFFTSQGFQNSLDRVCDRMGVSTESTNHNKANRMILEGSRKLGYTAKEVPQNTGGTTHYCGHCTLGCHSGGKRGPIETYLVDAANAGATFMEGFNVDRVLFSKKKSGKIASGAIGTWVSRDSHFGTSGVGAVKRKVIIRAKKVVISGGSLHSPLLLLRSGIKNSNIGRNLYLHPVAIAHSVFEEETRPWEGACLTAAVNEFEDIDGQGHGFKIEAVSMLPAAILPIFSWRDGLDYKLQVAKLSHAAGLITLVRDRDPGRVYPDPTDGRVRVDYSVSAFDRHHMIEALIASAKISYISGAKEIHTSYRDMPPFIRPADDAGDSPDGINHPALQAWIEELRRRAPKTSDKVMWASAHQMGSCRMGTSPRTSVVDPEGEVWGTKGLYVVDASIFPSASGVNPMITNMGIADHISSNISRTMDLRSARL
- a CDS encoding bZIP transcription factor (COG:L;~EggNog:ENOG410Q1CR); amino-acid sequence: MEMNPERKQSPVDTAGAPTRAPRLRRPSRPNQEDGSNERRRTQIRMAQRAYRARNQANMTALTRRVAQLETALERMSQAVVSFSDDLVQSDALVVYPNLTDRLRDTVETCLSVANYGEEANHPAQSRESTGYSMEVPPSLHPSLSSNTEDFLATYRSGQIYASGTDAGRSIDVPQFIEHLRISCLHRGLVLLNNPSVSMDSLKRPFRLLLPLVPRETIAAFFNARLHARLNRTQPEQFSEIPFFYLGGAGTHYLEPFSAGESREPAMGSAYSSALAEVPAELDGEWFDVHDLKRYLQGKEVNLTISPAGTEIRPLPRRAINVFDFTAGETGLISPRRRKKPSLTSLALLDRCICLGHSPGFRRRDVERAVNSIPQG
- a CDS encoding uncharacterized protein (COG:S;~EggNog:ENOG410Q2IU;~InterPro:IPR012674) — encoded protein: MVAQTDLSIQNLTGDWVVDKSKTKNMDAALKLQGVGWIRRKAVTSGTITLKIKQTTGPQGGGEPITRLMLQQGLRGIFPGVEQTTTLDWTEHKQVDAVSGAAIIVRSRFVRGVRDAGGRVRPILDIQTTAAGKRGEIEAYLGTAVSVPPEDGGGDSHEKAFVQDFIRCPDGGWTAEQIWAVESIGDGLFLTCKAVAAKGSDTEEASLVYQYGEQE
- a CDS encoding glucarate dehydratase family protein (COG:S;~EggNog:ENOG410PURJ;~InterPro:IPR029065,IPR036849,IPR013342,IPR034593, IPR034598,IPR029017;~PFAM:PF13378), with the translated sequence MADTIKDIVITPVAFHDMPLLNSVGVHEPFALRSIIEVITDSTYGLGESYGDSAHLERLQKAADQIKASSLSVYNTNAIYQICTNSLDATATSGGDGMAGMVTTASVADKVFSPFEVACLDIQGKLAGIPVSELLGGRVRNNVQYSAYLFYKWAGHPGHPDDEYGAALTPEGLVAQARKIISEYGFRAIKLKGGVFAPAQEVAAIKALHAAFPSLPLRLDPNAAWTVETSKWVAQELAGIVEYLEDPAPEIEGMAAVAAEASMPLATNMAVVAFAHLPPSIAQDAVQVVLSDHHFWGGLRRSQTLAGICATWGMRLSMHSNSHLGISLAAMTHLASATPNLDYACDTHWPWKRRDEDVVVDGALRWVDGGVVVPTAPGLGVELDRERLARLHKQYLDCGIRKRDDTTYMRKFEPGFSATIPKW
- a CDS encoding uncharacterized protein (COG:G;~EggNog:ENOG410QEHH;~InterPro:IPR020846,IPR011701,IPR036259;~PFAM:PF07690;~TransMembrane:12 (i61-79o99-119i131-152o158-182i194-213o225-248i296-313o333-351i358-379o391-414i426-448o454-476i);~go_function: GO:0022857 - transmembrane transporter activity [Evidence IEA];~go_process: GO:0055085 - transmembrane transport [Evidence IEA]); its protein translation is MANRDSVGKGDVEKGVDEKAAHIESPITEIGTFRVVGLSPEDAEFYRNYPEEKRKKVFSKVDARLVPMLALLYLCSHIDRANIGNAKIEGMIDDLGMTGVQYNTVLSIFFIPYVLFEVPSNVLLKKFKRPSTYLGILVVSWGIIMTCTGLVNNYGSLMVVRVLLGIFEAGFFPGAIYLCSYWYMPKDLALRISYFYCASALSGAFSGLLAAAIAEMDGVGGYEGWRWIFILEGLATVVLGIACFFLLIDTPALSTRWLEPDEIQYLELSMFIKQGGRTENDTGFKWRDLMMVLTNWRVYMQAWFLFAQSALSYGTKFTLPTITKSMGFSDTNAQLTSAPPYVAAAISAIVFARLSDHFYWRMPFVVIPMLIVIVAYSIIISLKGELQANMGVAYIAVVLAVIGIYPIQAAAASWNANNIAPASRRAIGIALMNCVGNIGGILGSFMYLESESPKYYTGFGISIALGGTGIIVAVLLEWSYKIANKRKAALEGEARVRYTEEELFDLGDRSPLFKHVL